In a single window of the Trichoderma breve strain T069 chromosome 6, whole genome shotgun sequence genome:
- a CDS encoding PAP2 superfamily domain-containing protein: MPSVRTANAGDSTASMGPLARFWRTTHAPDYIGFTILLAGWILIILLVNPFHRMFFINDLRISYPHAEHERVTVPLNFLYALFIPLGVLIAYNIVTRASTHKHEATYLSLGISIVLSSFITDIVKNAVGRPRPDLLARCQPSADIKPNILVTIAVCTAPDGHTLQDGWRSFPSGHSSFSFAGLGFLSLFLAGQLHIFNYYTGGRDLSRALICLSPLIGAALVAISRCEDYRHDVYDVCVGSALGMTVAYWSYRRHFPKLTSPNCDEPHPHPAVEAQQQGWQRVRDEEEQGSELAFPLGTRRS, translated from the exons ATGCCTTCTGTGCGCACCGCCAACGCAGGCGACTCGACGGCTTCAATGGGGCCTCTGGCTAGGTTCTGGAGA ACGACTCATGCGCCGGACTACATCGGCTTCACAATACTTCTCGCAGGATGGATCTTG ATtatcctcctcgtcaatcCCTTCCACCGCATGTTCTTCATCAACGACCTGCGCATCTCATACCCCCACGCCGAACATGAGCGAGTCACCGTCC CTCTCAACTTCCTCTACGCCCTCTTCATCCCTCTAGGCGTCCTCATCGCCTACAACATCGTCACCCGCGCCTCCACCCACAAACACGAAGCCACATATCTCTCCCtcggcatctccatcgtcctctcctccttcatcacAGACATTGTCAAAAACGCCGTCGGCCGCCCCCGCCCGGACCTCCTCGCCCGCTGCCAGCCCTCCGCCGACATCAAACCAAACATCCTCGTCACAATCGCCGTCTGCACCGCCCCCGACGGCCACACCCTCCAGGACGGCTGGCGATCCTTTCCCTCCGGCCActcgtccttctccttcGCCGGCCTCGGTTTcctcagcctcttcctcgccggCCAGCTCCACATCTTCAATTATTATACTGGCGGCCGCGACCTCAGCCGCGCCCTCATCTGTCTTTCTCCCCTCATCGGAGCCGCCCTGGTCGCCATCTCGCGGTGCGAAGACTACCGCCACGACGTTTATGATGTATGCGTCGGGTCGGCGCTCGGCATGACGGTCGCGTACTGGAGCTACAGGCGGCATTTCCCCAAGCTGACGAGCCCCAACTGCGAcgagcctcatcctcacccgGCCGTCGaggctcagcagcaaggGTGGCAGCGCGTGCGggacgaagaagagcaaggtaGTGAATTAGCCTTCCCACTAGGAACTCGACGAAGCTGA
- a CDS encoding SPOC domain-containing protein has protein sequence MRLIEAGCARDAPSRDETRRETLLTEAVATGEAEPRRSVRATKGQHTKAFDELEPAAPKRRQTKKNKKAEKEKEQSQDPEEVIRCVCGATEQDEDSGEAWISCETCFVWQHNVCVGVSSYEDEIPDNYWCEECKPENHKELLDAIARGEKLWEERRKAHEEEAERKKKRGGRKRGKRGSDFKEELEKDAQAKASPTPDAVSREKKDVTSVLKQGKRKAREDSQDADGKTTKMRRVSEDEAVASASASASASVSAAASPLVKYVPPEDLTASIQDLPGTRIGPAKALKKSLVHVIGSLAKSNHIQLPEDETAESLADKYALQIERAVFDTHPLSKGQKEYSQQIKSLSFNLKNNPELFQGLWAHEHSPMTLAVMTSEQLASAELQRQTAEMKARAEKQSILYTSETGPRVRRTHKGEEIVEDEGLVTSEAPMPSAGGPRPGGEERQEQEQRQQQPQQHVKRESIGGNELGDAGLSQRSPSQSNFDIGKVFSAVKSPTAAHRRRPSAPVLNTHGPGFDPDVDRMLQDETESPPYSPTEEATDPDVIWRGSLAMSSIADFQATAKHIGGANFASFGPWTKLIPRQMTVAGRIPQQSAIEYLCSLRYSNLTDIIVVNITPTSPDAKQEFNNLINYFVSKNRYGVVGNKVAGNVRDTYLVPVPAGEDGHPEFMLNLVDNYIPKSRTEPLLLAVFVYRNEPDQLKQMLHNEATNAAASSASPSPITTQSSAPPPAGYSQRSNSTSGPAFSPATPQIASSPFPNAPPNGHGQSATPVPIPQLPHLNHDQRKQAQQDAGVITAREVLGPLISVPTVQFILPQAYQMTRREWEVIKTIIERDVRARDDLKYLADLLEKEGTGGNGNGNDNGQGAAAAAAATPLPQVVAGVVGGGPPPVRKA, from the exons ATGCGACTCATTGAGGCTGGTTGCGCAAGAGATGCGCCGtcgagagacgagacaagacgAGAGACTTTGCTAACAGAAGCCGTCGCTACAGGAGAAGCCGAACCTCGACGCTCCGTCAGAGCCACCAAGGGCCAGCACACAAAGGCctttgacgagctggagCCTGCCGCGCCGAAACGTCGACagaccaagaagaacaagaaggcggagaaggagaaggagcagTCGCAAGACCCCGAGGAAGTCATCCGCTGCGTCTGCGGTGCCACCGAGCAGGACGAAGACTCGGGCGAGGCCTGGATCTCGTGCGAGACGTGCTTCGTGTGGCAGCACAATGTCTGCGTGGGCGTGAGCTCGTACGAAGACGAGATTCCCGACAACTACTGGTGCGAAGAGTGCAAGCCGGAGAACcacaaggagctgctggacgcCATTGCCCGCGGCGAGAAGCTGTGGGAGGAGCGGCGAAAGGCgcacgaggaggaggccgaaagaaagaagaagcgcggcGGGCGCAAGAGAGGGAAGCGAGGCAGCGATTTCAAAGAAGAGCTCGAAAAGGATGCCCAGGCAAAGGCATCGCCTACTCCAGATGCCGTgtcgagagagaagaaggacgtgACATCCGTGCTCAAGCAGGGCAAGCGAAAGGCGAGAGAGGACTCGCAGGATGCAGACGGAAAG ACAACAAAGATGCGCCGCGTTTCGGAGGACGAAGCTGTTGCCTCTGCTTCCGCTTCTGCGTCCGCTTCCGTCTCGGCTGCAGCCTCTCCCTTGGTCAAGTATGTGCCACCCGAGGACTTGACTGCATCCATCCAGGATCTCCCTGGCACGCGAATCGGCCCTGCCAAGGCGCTGAAGAAGTCGTTGGTTCACGTTATTGGGTCTCTAGCCAAGAGCAACCACATCCAGCTACCTGAAGATGAAACTGCGGAATCCCTCGCCGACAAGTATGCGCTTCAGATTGAGCGCGCCGTCTTCGACACACACCCGCTCTCCAAAGGCCAGAAGGAGTACAGCCAGCAGATAAAGTCGCTGTCGTTCAACCTCAAGAACAACCCCGAGTTGTTCCAGGGCCTTTGGGCGCACGAGCACTCGCCCATGACGCTCGCCGTCATGACATCGGAGCAACTTGCCTCGGCTGAGCTGCAGAGGCAGACGgccgagatgaaggcgagAGCAGAGAAACAGTCCATCCTGTACACCTCAGAGACGGGCCCTCGTGTTAGGCGCACGCACAAGGGTGAAGAAATCGTCGAGGACGAGGGCTTGGTTACCAGTGAGGCGCCCATGCCATCCGCTGGAGGCCCTCGTccaggaggagaggagaggcaggagcaagagcagaggcagcagcagccacagcaacACGTTAAGCGCGAGTCGATAGGAGGAAACGAGTTGGGCGATGCTGGTCTAAGCCAGCGGTCCCCAAGCCAGTCGAATTTCGATATTGGCAAGGTCTTCTCCGCTGTGAAATCTCCCACTGCAGCTCATCGTCGCCGGCCTTCTGCACCGGTCTTGAACACACACGGCCCCGGATTCGACCCCGACGTCGACCGGATGCTGCAGGACGAGACCGAATCACCGCCTTACTCGCCTACGGAAGAGGCCACGGATCCCGATGTCATCTGGCGCGGCTCGCTGGCGATGAGCTCCATTGCCGACTTCCAGGCCACGGCCAAGCACATTGGAGGCGCCAATTTTGCCTCGTTTGGCCCCTGGACCAAGCTGATCCCGCGACAGATGACCGTGGCCGGTCGGATCCCGCAGCAGAGCGCCATCGAGTACCTTTGCAGCCTGCGATACAGCAATTTGAccgacatcatcgtcgtcaacaTCACGCCCACGTCGCCAGACGCAAAGCAAGAGTtcaacaacctcatcaactaCTTTGTCAGCAAGAACAGGTATGGCGTCGTCGGCAATAAGGTGGCCGGTAACGTCAGGGACACGTACCTGGTGCCTGTCCCTGCCGGCGAGGACGGCCACCCCGAGTTTATGCTGAACCTGGTGGACAACTACATCCCCAAGTCCCGGACCGAGCccctgctgctggccgtctTTGTCTACCGCAACGAGCCGGATCAGCTGAAGCAGATGCTGCACAACGAGGCGACGAATGCCGCTGCCTCATCGGCAAGCCCGAGCCCGATTACGACTCAatcttctgctcctcctccagctggaTATAGTCAGCGAAGCAACTCGACTTCTGGCCCGGCCTTTTCACCCGCCACGCCCCAAATTGCATCCTCTCCGTTCCCCAATGCTCCTCCAAATGGCCACGGACAATCCGCCACGCCGGTTCCCATCCCCCAGCTGCCGCACCTCAACC ACGACCAGAGGAAACAAGCACAGCAAGATGCCGGCGTCATCACCGCGAGAGAAGTCCTAGGGCCCCTTATCAGCGTGCCCACGGTACAATTCATTCTCCCGCAGGCATATCAGATGACCCGACGAGAATGGGAGGTGATTAAGACCATCATTGAGCGAGACGTCCGTGCCAGAGACGACTTGAAGTACTTGGCAGatctgctggagaaggaaggCACCGGAGGGAATGGGAATGGAAACGATAACGGCCAgggcgcagcagcagcagcagcagcgacgcCGTTACCACAGGTGGTGGCTGGTGTTGTTGGAGGAGGGCCTCCGCCGGTGAGAAAAGCTTAG
- a CDS encoding proteasome subunit domain-containing protein: MSRRYDSRTTIFSPEGRLYQVEYALEAISHAGTAIGILAKDGIVLAAERKVTSKLLEQDTSAEKLYVLNDNMICAVAGMTADANILINYARQAAQRYLLTYNEDIPCEQLVRKLCDLKQGYTQHGGLRPFGVSFIYAGWDPRRQFQLYLSNPSGNYGGWKATSAGANNASAQSLLKQDYKEDCSLQEACGVAVKVLSKTMDSTKLSSEKIEFATVGQTEDGKIYHRLWSADEITALLKEHDLAKSEDTEEK; the protein is encoded by the exons ATGTCCCGCCGTTACGATTCCCGA accaccatcttctcccccGAAGGCCGGCTGTACCAGGTCGAATATGCACTGGAAGCCATTTCCCACGCCGGTACCGCCATCGGCATCCTCGCCAAGGATGGAATTGTGCTGGCGGCCGAGCGAAAGGTGACTTCAAAGCTGTTGGAGCAGGACACCTCAGCAGAGAAGCTCTACGTGCTGAACGA CAACATGATTTGCGCAGTAGCAGGCATGACCGCCGAcgccaacatcctcatcaactaCGCCCGCCAGGCCGCCCAGCGATACCTCCTCACCTACAACGAAGACATCCCCTGCGAGCAGCTGGTGCGTAAGCTGTGCGATCTGAAGCAGGGCTACACACAGCACGGTGGTCTGCGGCCGTTTGGCGTCTCCTTCATCTACGCCGGCTGGGATCCCCGGAGACAATTCCAGCTATACCTCAGCAATCCCTCAGGAAACTACGGCGGATGGAAGGCCACCAGCGCGGGCGCCAACAATGCCAGTGCGCAGAGTCTGTTGAAGCAGGACTACAAGGAGGACTGCTCGCTTCAGGAGGCCTGCGGTGTGGCTGTCAAGGTTCTTAGCAAGACCATGGACTCTACCAAGCTGAGCAGTGAAAAGA TCGAGTTTGCAACGGTGGGACAGACAGAGGATGGCAAAATCTACCACAGGCTGTGGAGCGCCGACGAGATCACGGCGCTGCTAAAGGAGCATGACTTGGCCAAGAGCGAGGACACGGAAGAGAAATAA
- a CDS encoding phosphoenolpyruvate hydrolase-like domain-containing protein, whose amino-acid sequence MAPPTDRDKILAGLRARIAAGKSIVGAGAGIGLSAKFIEAGGGDLIIIYNSGRFRMAGRGSLSGLMPYGDANGIVVEMANEVLPVVKHTPVIAGVCGTDPFRNMPTFLKQLRDLGFAGVQNFPTVGLIDGQFRANLEETGMGYDLEVDMIREAHSLNLLTTPYVFNVEESRKMARAGADILVAHMGLTTSGSIGATTGKTLDECVKLIQEIRDAAVEINPNIIVLCHGGPIAAPKDAEYVLGRTKGVHGFYGASSMERLPVETAITEITKSFKALKPKL is encoded by the exons ATGGCTCCCCCCACAGACAGAGACAAGATCCTCGCCGGCCTCAGGGCCCGAATCGCCGCCGGCAAGTCCATCGTCGGAGCCGGCGCCGGCATTGGCCTGTCCGCCAAATTCATCGAGGCCGGCGGCGGTgacctcatcatcatctacaaCAGCGGGCGCTTCCGCATGGCCGGCCGCGGCTCGCTGTCCGGCCTGATGCCCTACGGAGACGCCAACGGAATCGTGGTGGAAATG gccaatgaaGTTCTCCCCGTGGTCAAGCACACGCCCGTCATCGCCGGCGTCTGCGGCACAGATCCCTTCCGCAACATGCCCACGTTTCTCAAGCAGCTCCGCGACCTGGGCTTCGCCGGTGTCCAAAACTTCCCCACCGTCGGCCTCATCGACGGGCAGTTCAGGGCCAATCTCGAAGAGACGGGCATGGGGTACGATCTGGAGGTCGACATGATCCGGGAAGCTCATTCTCTCAACTTGCTCACCACGCCGTACGTGTTCAACGTCGAGGAGAGCAGGAAGATGGCTCGTGCCGGGGCTGATATCCTCGTTGCGCACATGGGCCTCACGACGAGCGGGTCTATCGGTGCTACGACGGGTAAGACGCTGGATGAGTGCGTGAAGCTGATTCAGGAGATTCGCGATGCGGCTGTTGAGATTAACCCGAATATCATTGTGTTGTGTCACGGAGGTCCGATTGCAGCGCCCAAGGACGCCGAGTATGTTCTCGGCCGGACAAAGGGAGTTCACGGGTTTTACGGAGCGAGCTCGATGGAGAGATTGCCGGTCGAGACGGCGATTACAGAGATTACAAAGAGCTTCAAGGCTCTGAAGCCCAAGTTGTGA